A section of the Mesorhizobium loti genome encodes:
- a CDS encoding 3-ketoacyl-ACP reductase, which produces MTRPSAIVTGGARGIGLACVEALADSGFDILVADLAEQAPDRLAADIAGRGGKFAYIKCDIANLNDHPVLVDAAMRAFGRIDCLVNNAGVGAVVRGDLLELKPENFDRTLGINLRGTVFLSQAVAKAMLAAPGDHKRSIITITSVSADMASPERSDYCISKAGLSMWVKNLALRLAPENIGVFELRPGIIRTDMTAGVSAKYDALIEAGLVPAKRWGEATDIGAVVATLAAGKLGFSTGSIINVDGALSVPRL; this is translated from the coding sequence CGAGGCGCTGGCGGATTCAGGTTTCGACATTCTGGTCGCTGACCTCGCTGAACAAGCGCCGGACAGGCTTGCCGCCGACATCGCCGGGCGTGGTGGGAAGTTCGCCTACATCAAATGCGACATCGCAAACCTCAACGATCACCCTGTGTTGGTCGATGCCGCCATGCGCGCCTTCGGCCGCATAGATTGCCTTGTCAACAATGCCGGCGTCGGTGCCGTGGTACGCGGCGACCTGCTGGAGCTGAAACCGGAGAATTTCGACCGTACGCTCGGCATCAATCTGCGCGGCACGGTGTTCCTCAGCCAGGCGGTCGCCAAGGCGATGCTGGCCGCACCGGGCGATCACAAAAGATCGATCATCACCATCACCTCGGTCAGCGCTGACATGGCCTCGCCGGAACGCTCCGACTACTGCATCTCCAAGGCCGGCCTTTCCATGTGGGTGAAGAACCTGGCGCTCAGGCTTGCCCCGGAGAACATCGGCGTGTTCGAGCTGCGGCCGGGCATCATCCGCACCGACATGACGGCAGGCGTGAGCGCCAAATACGATGCCTTGATCGAGGCCGGGCTGGTGCCGGCCAAGCGCTGGGGCGAAGCAACCGACATCGGCGCGGTGGTGGCGACGCTTGCCGCCGGCAAGCTCGGCTTTTCGACCGGCTCGATCATCAATGTCGACGGCGCGCTCTCCGTGCCGCGATTGTAA
- a CDS encoding ABC transporter permease, translated as MTDLTLSNQALATKPAPPNEATAFRLPTQWIGVAPFFIFALMFLILPTLYLVLGAFQRGDGSFTLDNILQLVTDPSISASYWVSIKISFWSAIIGAFAGLAIAIAIVRGGLPGWTRSATLTFSGVASNFAGLPLAFAFLATLGRVGIVTTLLRDVLNINIYAMGFNFLTTSGLIAVYLFFQIPLMVVIIVPAIDGLKKEWGEAAATLGATQSQYWRMVVIPVIWPSFLGTVILLFANAFGAIATAYAFAGPALNIVPIKLYSQINGDVLHNPQLGYAIAFGMIVITGLANVFYIWFRTRSERWLK; from the coding sequence ATGACCGATCTTACGCTTTCAAATCAGGCACTCGCCACCAAGCCCGCGCCGCCGAACGAGGCGACCGCCTTCCGCCTGCCGACGCAATGGATCGGCGTGGCGCCCTTCTTCATCTTTGCCCTGATGTTCTTGATCCTGCCCACGCTTTATCTCGTGCTGGGCGCGTTTCAACGCGGTGACGGCTCCTTCACCCTGGACAACATCCTGCAGCTGGTCACCGACCCGTCGATCAGCGCCTCCTATTGGGTTTCGATCAAGATCAGTTTCTGGTCGGCCATCATCGGCGCCTTTGCCGGCCTCGCAATAGCCATCGCCATCGTGCGTGGCGGCCTGCCAGGCTGGACGCGCTCCGCAACCCTGACTTTTTCGGGTGTCGCCTCCAATTTTGCCGGCTTGCCGCTGGCGTTCGCGTTCCTGGCAACGCTTGGCCGCGTCGGCATCGTCACCACGCTTTTGCGTGACGTCCTCAATATCAATATCTATGCGATGGGCTTCAATTTCCTCACCACTTCGGGCCTGATCGCGGTCTATCTGTTCTTCCAGATCCCGCTGATGGTGGTCATCATCGTGCCGGCCATCGACGGATTGAAGAAGGAATGGGGCGAGGCGGCGGCCACGCTTGGCGCCACGCAGTCGCAGTATTGGCGCATGGTGGTCATTCCGGTGATATGGCCGAGTTTCCTCGGCACCGTCATCCTCCTGTTCGCCAATGCGTTCGGCGCCATCGCCACGGCTTACGCCTTTGCCGGTCCGGCGCTCAACATCGTTCCCATCAAGCTCTATTCGCAGATCAATGGTGACGTGCTGCACAATCCGCAGCTTGGCTATGCCATCGCCTTCGGCATGATCGTCATCACGGGCTTGGCCAACGTCTTCTACATCTGGTTCCGGACTCGCTCCGAAAGGTGGCTCAAATGA
- a CDS encoding MFS transporter: protein MNLTAEQKKTVLASFLGWTLDAFDFFLLTFLLTDIASEFHTDVPAVSKALFLTLATRFIGAFFFGMLADKYGRKPMLMLNIVSYSVIGALAAFSPNLGIFLALRALFGIAMGGEWGLGSSLAMESIPPSARGMVSGILQCGYPAGYLLAAVVYGLLYQQTIGGYTIGWRAMFLLSFVPALIVLFIRSHVPESPAFVEARKSVKPGLLETLRKHWGVALYAVVLMMFFNFFSHGTQDLYPTFLKKQHGFDPHTVSWITIVANLGAIVGGLAFGALSEKIGRVNAITLACLIALPSIPLWAYSTTPFMLAIGAFVMQVAVQGAWGVIPVHLNELSPGAVRATLPGFIYQAGNLAASYGGPYQAGIAEAPGGSYGYALALFAGVVAVCIIVVIRFSPERRGQVMTVLG, encoded by the coding sequence TTGAATCTCACTGCCGAGCAGAAGAAAACCGTTCTGGCCTCATTTCTGGGCTGGACGCTCGACGCTTTTGATTTCTTCCTTCTGACATTCCTGCTCACCGATATTGCAAGTGAATTCCACACGGATGTCCCGGCAGTCTCAAAGGCACTGTTCCTGACCTTGGCGACGCGCTTCATCGGCGCGTTCTTCTTTGGCATGCTCGCCGATAAATATGGGCGCAAACCCATGCTCATGCTCAACATCGTCAGCTATTCGGTGATCGGCGCGCTCGCCGCCTTCTCGCCCAATCTCGGTATTTTCCTGGCGCTGCGCGCTCTGTTCGGCATCGCCATGGGCGGCGAATGGGGGCTCGGCAGTTCGCTCGCCATGGAATCCATCCCTCCGAGTGCCCGCGGCATGGTCTCGGGCATCCTGCAATGCGGCTATCCGGCAGGCTACCTGCTGGCGGCGGTGGTCTACGGCCTGCTTTATCAGCAGACCATCGGCGGCTATACGATCGGCTGGCGCGCCATGTTCCTGCTCTCCTTCGTGCCGGCGCTCATCGTGCTCTTCATCCGCTCGCACGTGCCGGAATCGCCCGCTTTCGTCGAGGCGCGGAAATCGGTGAAGCCGGGGCTGCTGGAAACGCTGCGGAAGCACTGGGGCGTCGCGCTCTATGCCGTCGTCCTGATGATGTTCTTCAACTTCTTCAGCCACGGCACGCAGGATCTCTACCCGACCTTCCTGAAGAAGCAGCACGGCTTCGACCCGCACACGGTGAGCTGGATCACCATCGTCGCCAATCTCGGCGCCATTGTCGGCGGCCTGGCATTTGGCGCGCTGTCCGAGAAGATCGGCCGCGTCAACGCCATCACGCTGGCCTGCCTGATCGCCCTGCCGTCGATCCCGCTCTGGGCCTACAGCACCACGCCCTTCATGCTGGCCATCGGCGCCTTCGTCATGCAGGTCGCGGTCCAGGGCGCCTGGGGCGTCATCCCGGTGCATCTCAACGAGCTTTCGCCGGGCGCGGTCCGGGCGACCTTGCCCGGCTTCATCTATCAGGCCGGCAATCTTGCCGCCTCCTATGGCGGCCCGTACCAGGCGGGAATCGCCGAGGCGCCCGGCGGCAGCTATGGCTACGCGCTGGCGCTGTTCGCCGGCGTGGTCGCCGTCTGCATCATCGTCGTCATCCGCTTCAGCCCGGAACGACGCGGCCAGGTGATGACGGTGCTGGGTTGA
- a CDS encoding ABC transporter ATP-binding protein, whose translation MAEPFLSIQHVRKSYGSNTVVQDFSLDVEPGEFVSFLGPSGCGKTTVLRMVAGFEEPSAGKIVVAGKDITRLKPNQRNVGMVFQAYALFPNLTVAQNIAFGLKVAGMSKADADKRVAEMLDMIKLPQMADRYPYQLSGGQQQRIALARAIAPKPKLLLLDEPLSALDAKVRVSLREEIRSIQKKLGITTIFVTHDQEEALSISDRIAVMYGGKAEQVGTPFEIYNRPATKFVANFVGTLNVLEGKVTDAAAGTVQVNTQEVSLKGKLNGSKSGDTLSLALRPEAISLGRQPGRDSSLSGEISEVHFLGSVIRVRVGIGGNTVSLDTFNSPATPPPAVGEKAEISFSSGDMLVLH comes from the coding sequence ATGGCCGAGCCATTTCTGTCCATCCAGCATGTGCGAAAGTCCTACGGTTCCAACACCGTGGTCCAGGATTTCAGCCTCGATGTCGAGCCGGGCGAATTCGTCTCGTTCCTTGGACCGTCCGGCTGCGGCAAGACAACGGTGCTGCGCATGGTCGCCGGCTTCGAGGAGCCGTCGGCCGGCAAGATCGTCGTGGCCGGCAAGGACATTACGCGCCTGAAGCCCAACCAGCGCAATGTCGGCATGGTGTTCCAGGCCTACGCGCTGTTCCCGAACCTGACCGTGGCACAGAACATCGCTTTCGGGCTGAAGGTCGCCGGCATGTCGAAGGCCGATGCCGACAAGCGCGTCGCCGAGATGCTCGACATGATTAAGCTGCCGCAGATGGCCGACCGCTATCCCTACCAGCTCTCAGGCGGCCAGCAGCAGCGCATCGCGCTGGCGCGCGCGATCGCGCCGAAACCGAAGCTGCTTTTGCTCGACGAGCCGCTGTCGGCGCTGGACGCCAAGGTGCGCGTGTCGCTGCGCGAGGAAATACGCTCCATCCAGAAGAAGCTCGGCATCACCACCATCTTCGTCACCCATGACCAGGAAGAGGCGCTGTCGATCTCCGACCGCATCGCCGTCATGTATGGCGGCAAGGCCGAGCAGGTGGGCACGCCGTTCGAGATTTACAACCGGCCGGCGACCAAGTTCGTCGCCAATTTTGTCGGCACGCTCAACGTGCTCGAAGGCAAGGTCACCGACGCCGCGGCCGGCACGGTTCAGGTCAACACGCAGGAAGTCTCGCTCAAGGGCAAGCTCAACGGCTCGAAGTCCGGCGACACGCTGTCGCTGGCGCTGCGGCCGGAAGCGATTTCGCTCGGCCGCCAGCCCGGCCGCGATTCCAGCCTGTCCGGCGAAATTTCCGAAGTGCACTTCCTCGGCTCGGTGATCCGGGTTCGTGTCGGCATTGGCGGCAACACGGTGTCGCTCGATACGTTCAACAGTCCGGCCACACCGCCGCCCGCCGTTGGCGAAAAGGCCGAGATTTCGTTCTCGTCGGGGGATATGCTGGTCCTTCATTGA
- a CDS encoding GMC family oxidoreductase produces the protein MTDYIIVGAGPAGCVLANRLSEDPANSVLLLEAGGKDWHPYIHMPAGFAKMTKGIASWGWSTVPQKNMKDRVFWYTQAKVVGGGSSINAQIYTRGNARDYDAWEKEEGLAGWGYRDVLPYFKRAENNQRYANDFHGDQGPLGVSNPISPLPICEAYFRAGQEIGIPFNPDFNGASQEGVGYYQLTQKDARRSSASVAYLKPIRARKNLTVRTDVLVTRIVVEKGRAIGVEVVDRPGGEKKILRADREVIVSSGAIGSPKLLMQSGIGPADHLKSVGVTPVHDLPGVGSNMQDHLDLFVIAECTGDHTYDNYAKLHRTAWAGLQYLLLKKGPVASSLFETGGFWYADPTAASPDIQFHLGLGSGIEAGVEKLNNPGVTLNSAFLRPRSRGTVRLKSADPADHPLIDPNYWSDPYDRAMSLKGLRLAREIMRQKALAPYVLREVLPGPSLASDDELVDYACRTAKTDHHPVGTCRMGHDDMAVVTPDLRLRGIEALRVCDASVMPRVPSSNTNAPTIMVGEKGADLILGREPLPPAVFSGNRAA, from the coding sequence ATGACCGATTACATCATCGTGGGCGCCGGCCCGGCCGGCTGCGTTCTGGCCAACCGGCTGAGCGAGGATCCGGCGAATTCGGTGCTGCTGCTCGAAGCCGGCGGCAAGGACTGGCATCCCTACATCCATATGCCGGCGGGCTTCGCCAAGATGACCAAGGGCATCGCGTCCTGGGGCTGGTCGACCGTGCCGCAGAAGAACATGAAGGACCGCGTCTTCTGGTACACGCAGGCCAAGGTGGTCGGCGGCGGCTCCTCCATCAACGCCCAGATCTACACGCGCGGCAACGCCCGCGACTACGACGCCTGGGAGAAGGAAGAGGGCCTCGCCGGCTGGGGCTATCGCGATGTGCTGCCCTACTTCAAACGCGCAGAGAACAACCAGCGCTACGCCAACGATTTCCATGGCGATCAGGGGCCGCTGGGCGTATCGAATCCGATCTCGCCGCTGCCGATCTGCGAGGCCTATTTCCGCGCCGGCCAGGAGATAGGTATTCCCTTCAATCCGGATTTCAACGGCGCCAGCCAGGAAGGCGTCGGCTATTACCAACTGACGCAGAAGGACGCCCGGCGCTCATCCGCTTCGGTCGCCTATCTCAAGCCGATCCGCGCGCGCAAGAACCTCACCGTCCGAACCGACGTGCTGGTGACCCGCATCGTTGTCGAGAAGGGCCGCGCCATTGGTGTAGAGGTCGTCGACCGCCCCGGTGGCGAGAAGAAAATCCTGCGCGCCGATCGCGAGGTGATTGTCTCGTCCGGCGCCATCGGCTCGCCGAAACTGTTGATGCAATCGGGCATCGGTCCGGCCGATCATCTGAAATCGGTCGGCGTCACGCCGGTGCACGACCTGCCCGGCGTCGGCTCCAACATGCAGGACCATCTCGATCTGTTCGTCATTGCCGAGTGCACCGGCGACCATACTTACGACAACTACGCCAAGCTGCACCGCACGGCCTGGGCTGGCCTGCAGTACCTGCTGCTCAAGAAGGGGCCGGTAGCCTCCAGCCTGTTCGAAACCGGTGGCTTCTGGTACGCCGATCCGACCGCCGCCTCGCCCGACATCCAGTTTCACCTGGGTCTCGGCTCCGGCATCGAGGCCGGCGTCGAGAAGCTGAACAATCCCGGTGTCACCTTGAACTCGGCTTTCCTGCGGCCGCGCTCGCGCGGCACGGTGCGGCTGAAGAGCGCCGACCCGGCCGACCATCCGCTGATCGACCCGAACTACTGGTCCGATCCCTACGATCGGGCCATGTCGCTCAAGGGGCTGCGGCTGGCGCGCGAGATCATGCGGCAGAAGGCGCTTGCCCCTTACGTGCTGCGCGAAGTGCTGCCCGGCCCGTCGCTGGCCAGCGATGACGAGCTGGTCGACTATGCCTGCCGCACCGCGAAGACCGATCACCATCCTGTCGGCACCTGCCGCATGGGCCACGATGACATGGCCGTGGTGACACCGGACCTGCGGCTGCGCGGTATCGAAGCCTTGCGCGTCTGCGACGCCTCGGTGATGCCGCGCGTGCCCTCCTCCAACACCAATGCACCCACGATCATGGTCGGCGAAAAGGGCGCCGACCTGATTCTCGGTCGCGAACCGCTACCGCCGGCGGTGTTTTCCGGAAACCGGGCTGCTTGA
- a CDS encoding glutathione S-transferase family protein — MILIGQYDSPFVRRVGIALTMYGISFEHRPWSAFGDAEKIRPYNPLTRVPTLVLDNGEVLIESHLILDYLDSLVPADRRMFPVSEPKRHQALKVSALATGLGDKAVSLFYEKRLHEKLSELWVGRCRTQIEAVLAVLEAERAERPTAYWFGDHIGHADIAVAAVLRFIGEAHPGLVSLADFPALGAHAKRMEALAAFQEISQPFIAPA; from the coding sequence ATGATCCTCATCGGCCAATATGACTCGCCCTTCGTGCGCCGTGTCGGCATCGCGCTGACCATGTATGGCATCTCCTTCGAGCACCGTCCCTGGTCGGCCTTCGGCGATGCCGAGAAGATCCGTCCCTACAATCCGCTGACGCGCGTGCCGACCTTGGTGCTGGACAATGGCGAGGTGCTGATCGAAAGCCATTTGATACTCGACTATCTCGACAGCCTTGTTCCGGCCGATCGCAGGATGTTTCCGGTGAGCGAGCCCAAGCGTCATCAGGCGCTGAAGGTCTCAGCCCTGGCCACCGGGCTCGGCGACAAGGCAGTCAGCCTGTTTTACGAGAAGCGGCTGCACGAGAAACTCTCCGAGCTCTGGGTCGGGCGCTGCCGCACGCAGATAGAGGCGGTGCTCGCCGTGCTGGAGGCCGAACGGGCCGAACGTCCGACAGCGTATTGGTTCGGCGACCATATCGGTCATGCCGATATCGCGGTCGCCGCGGTGCTGCGTTTTATCGGCGAGGCGCATCCGGGACTGGTGTCGCTGGCCGATTTCCCCGCCCTCGGCGCACACGCCAAGCGTATGGAGGCCTTGGCTGCCTTTCAGGAGATATCGCAGCCGTTCATTGCGCCGGCTTGA
- a CDS encoding EamA family transporter, translating into MTLFVFFAVLAAAAMHAIWNALVKVHLDRFLSITLMTLGMGAAALVVLPFVEVPKAEVWPYIIASVIFHMGYRTFLIGAYQAGDFAQTYPLARGTAPLLAAIGGMFVVAEVPAPLAIVGILLLSAGTLVMSFRGGAHLEKLNLRAVGFAFGTSVFIASYTLSDGSGARLAATAQSYAAWLFVCDAFGALVLCLIFRGPKALPVLARDWKTGLFTGVLSGAAYWIVMWAMTKAPIASVASLRETSILFAMMISVYALGEKMTGWRGAAALSIVAGVIALRLG; encoded by the coding sequence ATGACGCTTTTCGTCTTCTTCGCGGTGCTTGCCGCCGCCGCCATGCACGCGATCTGGAACGCGCTGGTCAAGGTCCATCTCGACCGCTTCCTGTCGATCACGCTGATGACGCTTGGCATGGGCGCCGCCGCACTCGTGGTGCTCCCCTTCGTCGAAGTGCCGAAGGCCGAGGTGTGGCCCTACATCATCGCCTCGGTCATCTTCCACATGGGCTACCGCACCTTCCTGATCGGCGCCTACCAAGCGGGCGATTTCGCCCAGACCTATCCGCTGGCGCGCGGCACGGCCCCTTTGCTGGCCGCGATTGGCGGCATGTTCGTCGTCGCCGAAGTACCCGCGCCGCTTGCCATTGTCGGCATACTGCTTTTGTCGGCCGGCACGCTGGTGATGTCGTTTCGCGGCGGCGCGCATCTGGAGAAGCTCAATCTGCGCGCGGTCGGTTTCGCCTTCGGCACCTCGGTCTTCATCGCCAGCTACACCTTGTCCGACGGCAGCGGCGCGCGGCTGGCGGCAACGGCGCAGAGCTACGCCGCCTGGCTGTTCGTCTGCGATGCTTTTGGCGCGCTGGTGCTGTGCCTGATTTTTCGTGGCCCCAAGGCGCTTCCCGTCCTGGCGCGCGACTGGAAGACCGGGCTGTTCACCGGCGTGCTCAGCGGTGCGGCATACTGGATCGTGATGTGGGCGATGACCAAGGCGCCGATCGCCTCGGTGGCGTCGCTGCGTGAGACCTCGATCCTGTTCGCCATGATGATCTCGGTTTACGCGCTCGGCGAGAAGATGACGGGCTGGCGCGGCGCGGCCGCGCTCAGCATTGTCGCCGGCGTCATCGCCCTCAGACTGGGCTAG
- a CDS encoding cation:proton antiporter: protein MALFELTLVLLLTAVALTALSRRLEIPYPSLLALAGVAIAFVPGAPMIEIDPELALALFIAPVLLDAAYDTSLRDLKRYRLSLVLLALGAVVFTTVVVAFVGWKMAGLPIAAAIALGAIVAPPDAVAASAVLGQFKVPHRITAILQGESLLNDATALLIYRLAVSSALGSIMLSNAIPTILLSTIGSLVAGYVLGRFSLLTLTRIEDAASSTVVQFAGTFGVWILADRLGLSAIITIVVYAITIARRAPRRMSARRRVSTYSVWESAVFVLNVLAFVLMGLQARSIVGRLSGQGQGEAFLFAATVLVVVIVARLVWVASYVAIIRWFARFGGEDRRRDVPTYRGAVLVGWCGMRGLVTLVVAIALPAGFPGRDPIVLAAFAVVLGTLVLQGMSLKPLLRILNFERDTTIDREVAQARVAIMQAALDVLSRKNSAAAAVVREQYEAQRVIAENPEDAQAATEYDRLRLYAINRQRDTLEELRRNGTIGDEAYHRLEEEIDWAELAASPAGRFQPLTTD, encoded by the coding sequence ATGGCTCTTTTCGAACTGACGCTTGTCCTGCTTTTGACTGCCGTCGCGCTGACGGCGCTGTCGCGGCGGCTGGAGATACCCTATCCATCGCTGCTGGCCCTGGCCGGGGTTGCGATCGCCTTCGTGCCCGGTGCGCCAATGATCGAGATCGATCCGGAGCTGGCGCTTGCGCTGTTCATCGCGCCGGTGCTTCTCGATGCCGCCTATGACACCTCGCTGCGCGACCTGAAGCGCTACAGGCTGTCGCTGGTGCTGCTGGCGCTTGGCGCCGTTGTCTTCACCACTGTCGTCGTCGCCTTCGTCGGCTGGAAGATGGCCGGCCTGCCAATAGCGGCGGCGATCGCGCTCGGCGCCATCGTCGCGCCGCCGGACGCGGTGGCGGCATCCGCGGTACTGGGGCAATTCAAGGTGCCGCACCGCATCACCGCCATCCTGCAGGGCGAGAGCCTGCTCAACGATGCCACGGCCCTCCTGATCTACCGGCTGGCCGTTTCGTCGGCGCTCGGCTCGATCATGCTGAGCAACGCCATTCCGACGATCTTGCTGTCGACCATTGGCAGCCTGGTCGCGGGATATGTGCTTGGTCGCTTCTCGCTGCTGACGCTCACCCGCATCGAGGATGCGGCGAGCAGCACCGTGGTGCAGTTTGCCGGCACATTCGGCGTGTGGATCCTGGCCGACAGGCTCGGTCTTTCCGCCATCATCACCATCGTCGTCTACGCCATCACCATCGCGCGCCGGGCGCCGCGCCGCATGTCGGCGAGACGCCGCGTCAGCACCTATTCGGTCTGGGAGTCGGCGGTGTTCGTGCTCAACGTGCTGGCTTTCGTGCTGATGGGTCTGCAGGCACGTTCGATCGTCGGCCGGCTCTCCGGCCAAGGGCAGGGTGAAGCCTTTCTCTTTGCCGCGACGGTGCTGGTTGTCGTCATTGTGGCACGTCTCGTCTGGGTGGCGAGTTACGTTGCGATCATCCGGTGGTTCGCCCGCTTCGGCGGCGAAGACCGGAGGCGGGACGTGCCGACGTATCGCGGCGCGGTGCTCGTCGGCTGGTGCGGCATGCGCGGGCTTGTGACGCTGGTGGTGGCCATTGCCCTGCCGGCGGGTTTTCCCGGCCGCGATCCGATCGTGCTTGCCGCCTTCGCTGTGGTCCTGGGCACGCTGGTGCTGCAGGGCATGAGCCTGAAACCCCTGCTGCGGATACTCAACTTCGAACGGGATACCACGATAGACCGCGAGGTGGCCCAGGCTCGCGTCGCGATCATGCAGGCGGCACTCGACGTGTTGAGCCGCAAGAATTCGGCGGCCGCGGCTGTCGTGCGCGAGCAGTACGAGGCCCAGCGTGTTATCGCCGAAAACCCGGAGGACGCACAGGCGGCAACCGAATACGACCGGTTGCGCCTCTACGCCATCAATCGCCAGCGCGACACGCTGGAGGAGTTGCGCCGCAACGGCACGATCGGCGACGAGGCCTATCATCGGCTGGAGGAAGAGATCGACTGGGCGGAGTTGGCGGCGTCGCCTGCGGGCCGGTTCCAGCCGCTGACGACGGATTAG
- a CDS encoding endonuclease/exonuclease/phosphatase family protein, with amino-acid sequence MKLVSYNIQYGFGGDGRYDLSRAARVVEGADIIALQEVERHWQRSNFDDQPELLSRLLPDYHWVYGPAFDMDASERRDGRLINRRRQFGTMVLSRLPIVWSRLHALPMRRTLRPLNTRNAALECMIRTPAGPVRVFSLHLAHIAAEERLEQIDYLLAEHRRAPSDGGPWSGTDDEPSRNWTSGEAEPENPLAAIWMGDFNMEPGSDEYRRIVGSTPYHRGAAYLDGFVDAASVAGEPAADFHTHEKIIDGRLAKRRLDHCFVGGVFAGRVRSVGSDIGEVASDHFPVWIDVDLETPFGLGGR; translated from the coding sequence ATGAAGCTGGTCAGCTACAACATCCAGTACGGGTTCGGCGGCGACGGACGCTACGATCTTTCGCGCGCGGCGCGGGTCGTCGAGGGCGCCGACATCATTGCGCTTCAGGAGGTTGAACGCCACTGGCAGCGCAGCAATTTCGACGACCAGCCGGAACTGCTGTCGCGCCTGCTGCCCGACTATCACTGGGTTTACGGGCCGGCCTTCGACATGGATGCGAGCGAGCGGCGCGACGGCCGCCTGATCAACCGGCGCCGGCAATTCGGCACCATGGTGCTGTCAAGGCTGCCGATCGTCTGGTCTCGGCTGCATGCGCTGCCGATGCGCCGGACGCTGCGGCCGCTCAACACCCGCAACGCGGCACTCGAATGCATGATCCGCACGCCCGCCGGTCCGGTGCGGGTGTTTTCCCTGCATCTCGCCCATATCGCCGCGGAAGAGCGGCTTGAACAGATCGACTATCTGCTGGCCGAGCATCGCCGCGCGCCGTCCGACGGCGGGCCGTGGAGCGGCACTGACGATGAACCTTCGCGAAACTGGACCAGCGGCGAGGCCGAGCCCGAAAATCCGTTGGCGGCGATCTGGATGGGCGATTTCAACATGGAGCCGGGCAGCGACGAATACCGCCGCATCGTCGGCAGCACGCCCTATCATCGCGGTGCCGCCTATCTCGACGGCTTCGTCGATGCGGCTTCCGTCGCCGGCGAACCGGCCGCCGATTTCCACACGCATGAGAAGATCATCGACGGCAGATTGGCAAAGCGCCGGCTCGACCATTGTTTCGTCGGCGGGGTGTTCGCCGGACGGGTGCGCTCGGTGGGATCCGACATAGGCGAGGTGGCGTCCGACCACTTCCCGGTCTGGATCGATGTCGATCTCGAGACGCCCTTCGGCTTGGGAGGTCGATAA
- a CDS encoding Dabb family protein, with amino-acid sequence MIRHCVFVRFRDDVPDSERAAIHADLEALRQVIDGMDTVHFCANVSPEPFGRGFNHGFTIDFRDAAARDAYLVHEAHRRAGARLVAALEGGTDGLMVFDLDLTKK; translated from the coding sequence ATGATCAGGCACTGTGTCTTCGTCAGGTTTCGCGATGATGTCCCCGACAGCGAGCGCGCGGCGATCCATGCCGACCTGGAAGCGTTGCGGCAGGTGATCGACGGCATGGACACCGTCCACTTCTGCGCCAATGTCAGCCCGGAGCCTTTCGGGCGCGGCTTCAATCATGGCTTCACCATCGATTTCCGCGATGCCGCCGCGCGCGACGCCTATCTCGTGCATGAAGCGCACCGGCGTGCCGGCGCGAGACTGGTCGCCGCACTTGAAGGCGGCACCGATGGATTGATGGTCTTCGATCTCGATCTTACGAAAAAGTGA
- a CDS encoding ABC transporter permease → MKSGKFWAWVIFIVGAAYFFIPLMATVEFSLRMRRGVHSFDAYRIVLGDARFQSTFLYSVIAAIFTIILGVLIVVPAAYWIRLRLPQLRPIVEFITLLPLVIPAIVIVFGYIRMYGSNSPLPFLGSNMGANALLVIGYATLSLPYMYRAVDTGLRTIDVRTLTEAAQILGAGWGTIIGRVILPNVLIAVLSGAFLTFAIVIGEFTMASLLNRPAFGPYLQNIGANRAYEPAALAIIAFAITWGCMSLIQILSRFAPKSANRPN, encoded by the coding sequence ATGAAGTCGGGTAAGTTCTGGGCCTGGGTCATCTTCATTGTCGGCGCGGCTTATTTCTTCATACCGCTGATGGCGACGGTCGAGTTCTCGTTGCGCATGCGCCGCGGCGTTCATTCCTTCGACGCCTATCGGATCGTGCTCGGCGACGCGCGCTTCCAGTCGACCTTCCTGTATTCGGTGATCGCGGCCATCTTCACCATCATACTCGGAGTGCTGATCGTGGTGCCGGCGGCCTATTGGATCCGGCTGCGTCTGCCGCAGCTCAGGCCGATCGTCGAATTCATCACCTTGCTGCCGCTGGTCATTCCGGCCATCGTCATCGTTTTCGGCTATATCAGGATGTACGGCTCGAATTCGCCGCTGCCGTTCCTGGGAAGCAATATGGGTGCGAACGCCCTGCTGGTCATCGGTTATGCAACGCTGTCGCTGCCTTACATGTACCGCGCCGTCGACACCGGCCTGCGCACCATCGATGTGCGCACGCTGACGGAAGCGGCCCAGATCCTGGGTGCCGGCTGGGGCACGATCATTGGCCGTGTCATCCTGCCCAATGTTCTGATTGCCGTGCTGTCGGGCGCCTTCCTCACCTTTGCCATCGTCATCGGCGAGTTCACCATGGCGAGCCTGCTCAACCGCCCGGCCTTTGGCCCCTATCTGCAGAATATCGGCGCCAACCGTGCTTATGAGCCCGCGGCTCTTGCCATCATCGCTTTCGCCATTACCTGGGGCTGCATGTCGCTCATCCAGATCCTGTCCCGCTTCGCGCCGAAATCGGCGAACCGACCGAACTGA